A window from Apteryx mantelli isolate bAptMan1 chromosome 15, bAptMan1.hap1, whole genome shotgun sequence encodes these proteins:
- the LOC106496418 gene encoding lamin-B3-like — MATALSSTPAGGGRSLGRAAAASPLSPTRLSRLQEKEELRQLNDRLAAYIERVRALEADKAALQQRLAEQEAGSGRELGSLRLRYEAELADARRALDDIAIERAALQVELGKIGEEHRQLHGRNSKKEADLSLAQARVRDLDAQLNAKEADLATALSEKRSLENDLRELKDQVVTLKLSLDDTKKHLHSEMLRRVDLENQMKTLQEQMTFQKRLHEDELKETKRVHESRIAEIESGRQREFESKLSDALQGLRKQHEEQIQGYKEELERTFSAKMENAQLSAARNSDFANAAREELMETKLRVDTLTSQVNQYQSQNTALENRIRELQETLDYDRDLHRRRMAEKEKEMAQAQQQVQAQLEEYEHLLDVKLALDLEINAYRKMLEGEEQRLKLSPSPSSRGTATQATTSQGRRFLHGKKRKMKESKMRGRSTGFKTVQHASSSGNVSIEEIDTEGKFVRLKNNSDEDQPLHGWVLRRRLGSVSDATYRFPSRFTLQAGQIITIWGADAGVSPGPSDLVWKSQSWGTGDTIGVTLITDDGEELAERKIMHVPRGEESGEQDDEYEEEITGSEMEFPSQTKRRRKKKCCLVS, encoded by the exons ATGGCCACGGCTCTGTCCTCCAcgccggcgggcgggggccgctccctgggccgcgccgccgccgcctcgccgctgaGCCCGACGCGGCTGAGCCggctgcaggagaaggaggagctgCGGCAGCTCAACGACCGCCTGGCCGCCTACATCGAGCGGGTGCGGGCGCTGGAGGCCGACAAGGCGGCGCTGCAGCAGCGGCTGGCCGAGCAGGAggcgggcagcggccgggagcTGGGCAGCCTGCGGCTCCGCTACGAGGCGGAGCTGGCCGACGCCCGCCGGGCGCTGGACGACATCGCCATCGAGCGGGCCGCGCTGCAGGTGGAGCTGGGCAAGATCGGCGAGGAGCACCGGCAGCTGCACGGCAG GAATTCAAAGAAAGAAGCTGATTTAAGCCTGGCACAGGCTCGCGTGCGGGACCTCGATGCTCAGCTGAACGCCAAGGAAGCCGACCTGGCAACAGCTCTGAGCGAGAAGCGAAGCTTGGAGAACGACCTCCGAGAACTGAAGGATCAAGTAGTCACT CTGAAGCTCTCACTGGATGATACCAAAAAGCATCTCCACAGTGAAATGTTGAGGAGAGTGGATCTGGAAAATCAAATGAAAACTTTGCAAGAGCAAATGACATTCCAGAAGCGCCTTCATGAAGAT GAACTCAAAGAGACAAAAAGAGTCCATGAGAGCAGGATAGCAGAAATAGAATCCGGCCGTCAGAGAGAATTTGAGAGTAAGCTCTCGGATGCTCTGCAGGGGCTCAGAAAACAGCATGAAGAACAAATTCAAGGATACAAAGAGGAGCTGGAACGAACATTCAGTGCAAAA ATGGAGAATGCCCAGCTGTCTGCAGCAAGGAACAGTGACTTTGCCAATGCTGCTCGAGAGGAACTAATGGAAACAAAGCTGAGAGTTGATACTCTGACGTCCCAAGTTAATCAGTATCAAAGCCAG AACACTGCTTTGGAGAACAGAATAAGGGAGCTACAGGAGACACTGGATTATGATCGTGATCTCCATCGAAGACGTatggcagaaaaagagaaagaaatggcacAAGCCCAGCAGCAGGTACAAGCACAGTTGGAAGAATATGAGCATCTCTTAGATGTGAAACTGGCTCTAGATCTGGAAATAAATGCTTACCGAAAAATGCTGGAAGGAGAGGAGCAGAG GCTAAAGCTCTCACCTAGTCCATCTTCACGTGGCACTGCAACTCAAGCAACAACAAGTCAAGGGCGCCGGtttctgcatggaaaaaaaaggaaaatgaaagaatcCAAAATGAGAGGGCGTAGTACTGGATTTAAGACTGTTCAGCATGCTTCATCTTCTGGAAATGTATCTATTGAAGAAATTGATACTGAGGGGAAATTTGTCAGGCTTAAAAACAACTCTGATGAG GATCAACCACTGCATGGATGGGTGTTGAGACGACGGCTTGGAAGTGTGTCTGATGCAACATATAGATTCCCTTCACGGTTCACTCTTCAGGCAGGCCAAATAATTACA ATCTGGGGTGCAGATGCTGGTGTAAGCCCAGGTCCTAGTGATCTGGTTTGGAAGTCTCAGTCTTGGGGAACAGGGGACACCATTGGTGTTACACTCATCACAGATGATGGTGAG GAACTGGCAGAGAGGAAGATAATGCATGTACCCAGAGGAGAGGAAAGTGGCGAACAAGATGATGAGTATGAGGAAGAAATAACTGGAAGTGAAATGGAGTTTCCATCTCAG accaaaagaagaagaaaaaagaaatgttgttTGGTTTCATGA